In a single window of the Bactrocera dorsalis isolate Fly_Bdor chromosome 2, ASM2337382v1, whole genome shotgun sequence genome:
- the LOC125776646 gene encoding uncharacterized protein LOC125776646, with the protein MMKVDNNQNTPAGATRSNQVAKFISQSDSLIRYCTRFASLPIHEHSESLLEVKGQNLKKFWTRLQTAHDAIVDSDDSDLPQNFKLSAYAIYENCLDQFEETKAMISDQIKLIKAIAPTPHSRVELPQIDNQEARSGIQLEVPACDAETFYGGYEEWPSFRDMFTAVYINHPQLSKAQKLYHLRYKTKGQAGEIVKQFALNDDNFNLAWETLKARFENERILVDKQVTTLLNLPKIKKETSVEFIKLESTVSNCLSVLSTLNIPTDSWDPILVNSCTAALPDKSLLLWEQSLSSRRKCPTWQQMKDFLTTQYEIAERLEEKIIKTKKIKHDQNRSLNRPQARSKNKSNIIFNKIQSFTSEQRIHTSCELCTSGHKLKSCEKFKKLNINERNNFVRSKRLYKLRVPYT; encoded by the coding sequence atgatgaaagttgataacaatcaaaatacacctgcaggagctacacgctcaaatcaggttgctaaattcatttcacaaagtgacagtttaataagatactgcactagatttgcctctttacCGATTCACGAacactcggaatcgttattagaagtaaaaggtcaaaatcttaaaaaattttggactcgcctccaaacggctcatgacgccattgtagattctgacgattcagatctgccacaaaattttaaattatctgcttacgccatatacgaaaactgcttagaccagttcgaagaaacaaaagctatgatctccgatcaaataaagctcattaaagcaattgcacctactccccacagtagagtagagctgccacaaatagacaacCAAGAGGCAAgatcaggcatccaactcgaggtgcctgcatgtgatgcagaaaccttttacggaggttatgaagaatggccgtccttccgggacatgttcacagccgtttacatcaaccatccacaactatcaaaggcacaaaaactgtatcacctccgatacaaaacaaaaggtcaagcaggcgaaatagttaaacagtttgcattaaatgacgacaatttcaatttggcttgggaaactctaaaagctagatttgaaaacgaaagaatactggtcgataagcaagtaacgacactattaaacttgcctaaaattaagaaagaaacaagtgtagaattcattaaactagaatccactgtttctaattgtttgtcggttctatcgacacttaatatccccacggacagctgggacccaattctggtaaacagttgcaccgccgcattaccagacaagtcgttacttctatgggagcaatcgctctcatcacgaagaaagtgcccaacgtggcaacaaatgaaagattttctcaccacgcaatatgaaattgcggaaaggttagaagaaaaaataatcaaaactaagaaaattaaacacgaccaaaatagaagcttaaatagaccccaagctagaagcaaaaacaaatcaaacataatttttaacaaaatacaatcgttcacatccgaacaaagaatacatacgtcatgcgaactatgcacaagtgggcacaagctaaaatcttgcgaaaagtttaaaaaacttaatataaacgaaaggaacaactttgtcagatcaaaaagactgtACAAACTGCgtgtcccatacacataa